TTTCCAATCATTCACCCCCGAAAGTATACTGCGATCAAACTGCATATCAGGGGGGTCAAAATGGCTATCTTATTTCTCGGCCTGTTTATCTTGGCAATGTTTGGCTGTGCTGGGCTTTTTTTTTATGCTCAACAAATCGTTGAAAAGAACCACTCTCTTGAGGATCGAATCGATGTCTTGAAAAAATACGAACCTATCGTAAATGTCGAACGGGAGTGCCAAAGAATTCACTCTGACGCCGTCGAATATGCTCGAACTACTGTTCAAGCGGCGAATAGTGAAGTCGCTGTGTTCCGGGCAGAAATAGAGCAAGCCAAGATAGTGGCAGCGCATTACCAGCAGACGGCAGCCGCTATGCAAAATGTTATCGAAGGTTATGGCGCTCAGTATCTTGCATCACCGCATGAATTGCTTGATGATCTCGCCACTCATTACGATCATACTTCGGCCGGTGCCGAGCTAAAGAAGGCACGCACCATCTCGAAAGAGATTATTCGAACCGGACGAGCTGCGACATCAAATGTCGGCGATCCCAATGTGAGGAAGTCCGCCATCGATTTCGTGACGGAAGTTTTCGTAGGAAAGACGGACGCTATCTTGTCTAAGGTCAAAAGCGATAACTATGGAATACTGGTGCAGAAACTCGCCGATAGCTTCACGTTGGTGAATCACACTGGCGCAAATTTCGGAAATACTTTCATTACTCCTGAATTCTATGAAGCCAAACGTCAAGAATTGCAATGGGCGGTCGCCGTACAAGAATTCCGCCAACAAGAAAAAGAAGAGCAGCGACAGATTCGTGAGCAAATGCGAGAGGAAGAACGCGCGCGACGTGAATTTGAACGTGCTATTCGCGAAGCGGAGGATGAAGAACGGCGACTAAAACAGGCGATGGAACAAGCGAAGCGAGAGCTAGAATCCGCTTCTATCGAACAACGTTCCGTCTATGAAGCGAGACTAGCCGAACTGGAGACGAAGCTCGCCGATGCCGAAGCGAAAGGCGAACGAGCAATCTCAATGGCCCAGCAGACCAAGCAAGGGAATGTCTATGTCATCTCGAACATCGGTTCCTTTGGCGAAGATGTGTTCAAAGTTGGACTAACGCGACGTCTTGAACCCATGGAACGAGTCAAAGAACTTGGCGATGCGAGCGTCCCCTTTTCTTTTGATGTGCATGCCATGATTCCAAGCGAAAATGCACCGGCGCTCGAAGCGGAACTTCATCGGCGATTCGCCGCATATCAGGTAAACAAGATTAACTTCCGCAAAGAATTTTTCCGTATCAAAATCGAGCAAATCAAAGAAGTCGCTGAAGAGATGGGATACAAGGTGCATTGGACGATGAAAGCATCTGCGGAAGAATATTACGAATCACAAAACATCGAGAATCAATCGGCCGTTGAAGATGTTATGACTATGTGATTTGAAAAAATTGCGTGCAGCAATAAAGAAAAGCTGGTCAATTTGACCAGCTTTCTTTGCGATGTCAGTTTTTTGGGGACGCAGGTCGCTTACTCTTTAATGATGTCGTTGACCGTCATGCCGGACGGAATCATCGGCAACACTTGTTCTTGGTACGGGACTTGGACGTCCAGCACGTAAGGCCCGTCGTAATTGATCATCTCTTCGATTGCGGCCCGCAGTTCGGACTTGCGACTGACCGTCGCGCCGCCGCAGCCGAAGCCTTTGGCGATCATCACGAAGTCCGGGTAGCGTTCAGCGGCGTAACGTTCGTTACCATCGCCGGTCGCTTCCGGATGGTGAACCGGGCCCAGATAGGTGTGGGCGCGGTTGCCGGACATGAAACGATCTTCCCACTGCACGACCATGCCGAGATGCTGGTTGTTGAGCAGCATCACTTTGACCGGCAGTTTTTCGCAGAAGCAGGTCGCCAACTCTTGGATGTTCATCGTGAAGCTGCCGTCCCCTTCGATGTCGATGCACAACGCGTCAGGGAATGCGACCTGAGCGCCCATCGCGGCCGGCAGACCGAAGCCCATCGTCCCCAGGCCGCTACTGCTGAGCCACGTGCGGGGCTGCTTGAACTTGTAGAACTGCGCGGCCCACATTTGATGCTGGCCGACGCCGACCGAGATGATCGTCTCACGCTCTTTGCAAATCGCGTTCAACTCGGCGATCGCATGTTGCTGCAGGATACCGTCAAACGACGTATCGTACTTCAACGGCTCGTCTTTCTTCCACTTGGCGCACTGTGCGACCCATTCTGAAATGTCTTCCGGCTTCTCGACAATATCGCACAGCATGCGCAGCGCCGGTTTCAGGTCGCTGACGACCGGGAAGTGAGCCAGCTTGTTCTTGTTGATCTCGGACGGATCAATGTCGATATGGATGATCTTCGCTTGCTTGGCGAACTCGGCCAGTTTGCCGGTCACGCGATCGTCAAAGCGAACGCCCAGCGAAATCAGCAAGTCGCAATTTTGCACCGCGTAGTTCGCGTAAACCGTACCGTGCATCCCCAGCATGTCCATGCTGAGCGGATCGTCGCCGGGAAAGCTGCCGAGCCCCATCACCGTGGTCGTGATCGGAATGCCGGTCTTTTCGACCAACTCTCGCAGCTCTTCCGAAGCGCCCGAGGTGATGATGCCGCCGCCGGAGTAGATCATCGGACGTTTGGCCCGCTTGATCGCCGCGGCGATTTGCTTGATCTGTTCCGGCTTGGCCGTACGGACTTCATAGTTGTAGCCCGGCAGATTCATCGGACAGTCCCAATCAGGAACAATCTGCTCTAGCTGGACATCTTTCGGAATGTCGATCAACACCGGACCAGGACGACCCGTCGAAGCGATATGGAACGCTTCTTTCATGATCCGGGTCAAGTCGGCAATGTCGGTCACTAGGTAGTGATGTTTGGTGATGCCGCGACAAACTTCGACGATCGGCGTTTCCTGAAACGCGTCTGAACCGATGACGGCTCGCGGCACTTGAGCGGTGATCGCGACCATCGGGATGCTGTCAAGCTTGGCGTCGGCGATCGCCGTCACCAGATTGGTTGCGCCCGGTCCGCTGGTCGCCATGCAAACGCCGACTTTGCCGGTGGTGCGCGCGACGCCTTGAGCGGCGAAACCGCCCCCTTGTTCGTGCCGCGGCAGGATCGTGCGGATCTTGTCTTTGTAGCGCGTCAGCGCCTGGTGCAACGGCATGCTGCAACCGCCGGGGTAGGCGAAGATGACATCTACGCCGTGCCGTACCAACGATTCGATCATGATGTCAGCGCCAAGCATCAGTCCCGTGTCGGTAGCGGTAGTAGCGTTCACCTTTTTCAACTCCGTAGCAGTAACAGAAAAAAATGGGATCGCCCCTGGCGATCCCGGCGGTATTTCTCGCAACGTATAAGGATAGGCGAGTCGCCCGCCAGGTTCAACCAATTGTCGAACTTCTCCGACGCCCGAAATCACCGCTCCCATGCGCTCTCCCGCCTAATATCGGCGGGCGACAGGCGATAATTCAAAGATCGACCAGCCGGCAGGGGTAGGCCGTTTTTGCGGGAAATTTAACTTCCGCCGCTTCTGTCAGGTCAACCACCGCTTATCGGTTTCGCCAATCGACGCCGCTGAGCTGACTGAGGGCAAGAAACAACGCCTGAGTTCCGTCGCGGCCATGCCCTTGGGACTTCACCCCCTGATAGAGCTGCTCGGCCAGGGCCAGCCCCGGTAAAGCGATTCCCATTCGCCGCGCTTCGGCCAGTGCGATCCCCATATCCTTGATAAAATGCTCGACAAAAAATCCAGGATCAAAGTTGTTGTTAATGATTCGCGGGGCCAAATTGGTCAGCGACCAACTACCGGCCGCTCCGGATCCGACCGATTGCAGAACCGTTTCGAGGTCGAGCCCTGCTTTGTAACCGTACAGCAGACCTTCGCAAACTGCGACCATCCCCGATGCAATTAACGTTTGATTGACCATCTTGGTGTGCTGCCCGGCGCCGGGCCCCCCTTGGCGAACGATCGTCTTGCCCATCGTTTCCCAGCAGGGCTGCAGCGCGGCGACGACCGCTTCGTCGCCGCCGATCATGATCGATAGCCGTGCCTCTTTGGCGCCGATGTCTCCGCCAGAGACCGGCGCGTCAACGCTCGAAACTCCTTTTTCGGCCGCCATTTCGGCGATTTCAATCGCCAACGAAGGTTGGCTAGTCGTCATGTCGACGATCACATTGCCTGCTTTCGAGCCCGCCAAAACCCCATCGTCCCCCAAGATCACGGCACGTACGTCGGTCGGAAAACCGACGATGGTGAAAACGACATCGCTCTGTTGGGCGACGGCTTGCGGCGTTTCGCCCCACGCGGCGCCTTGATCTAGCAGGCGTTGCGCTTTCGCTTTGGTGCGGTTGTAGATGGTCGCCGAGAAGCCTGCGTCGATCAGGTGCCCGCACATGCTGGCGCCCATCACGCCGGTACCGATCCAACCAATCTTCGTTTTGCCGGGGGTAATCGAAAGCGGGGGCATGTCACTGTCTCGCAATGGGGGCGATTGGGAAGGGGAAAAGCGGTTTGCGGCGTGCGCAACTTAAAACATCAGCGGCCGAAAGTACAGCAGCGAAACCGGCCTGAAAGGAACGTCAATCGAGCAGTCGACAACGCGTCTGTTCGTCACAAACGCCGCAGGCGACTTCCTCGCCGCGACAGCGAGCCAGGCAGACTTCGATCCTCTCGGCCATGATCTCGGCCATTTTTTGATGCAGACCAAGCGGTGCGGTCACCAAATGACGGACGCCGGGGTGTTGCGCGGCCGCTTGGGCCGCCAGACGCGGGATATCTTGGCTCCAATGCCGGCCCGGCGAGAGAAAATAAGGATGAACGATGACCAAACCCGCGCCTTGCTCGACGCACCGGGCGAAAGCGTCAGCGATCGACGGTTCGGCCAATTCCATATGAGCCGCTTCGACAATTGGGCGCCCCGTCGTTTGGCGGAAGAGCTGCACCACGTCTAACAGCAAGTCGTTGCTGGCGGCACGTCGGCTCCCGTGATCCACCACGACAATGCCGATTGTTTCGTTGTTGGATGTTTCGCTCTGCAAGCGAATTTCCTTCGTCTTATGGACAAAATGTTGCGTACGCCTGAAGTTTATCTTCGGCGGACTTCCACATGCTGGCAACCGCCAAGGCGCCGTTGTGAAGGGAAGAAAAGCCAACTATTCTGGCGAAAGTCATGATCGACCAAATACCAACCATCCTGGGCCTGACCGTCGCCGTTTTTCTGGTGATGTCGATTGGGGGCTCGGCGCGGCATCTCGGCTGGCTAACTCGCGAAGCCGACGAGGGGATGCTGAAGCTCTGCATCCGCGTCCTCGTCCCGTGTCTGATCTTTCGCTCCGTCGTCGGTAATCCGGCGTTCGATGACGCGACCAATATCTACATGCCGCCGCTGTTTGGTTTTGTCAGCGTCGCCGGCGGAACCTTGATCGCGGCCTGGATCGCCAAAGCGACCGGTCGCTGGACCGGGATGCTCGACGCCAAGACCTTTAGCTCCTTCGGCGTCTGCGTCGGCATCTTCAACTATGGTTTTGTCCCGTTGCCGCTGGTCGAAAAACTGTTTGGTGAAGAGGCGCTCGGCGTTCTCTTTCTCCACAATGTCGGCGTCGAACTGGCGATCTGGACCGTTTGCGTCGGCCTCATCGCCGGCGGGCTGTCGAAAGGTTGGTGGAAGCATGTGCTGAACCCGCCGAGCATTACCATCGTGGTCGCGCTGTCGGTTAACTTTCTGGGATTGGGGCCGTACATTCCTGAGATGATCCAGCAGGTCATGATAACGCTCAGCGCAGCTGCCATCCCGATGATGATGTTGCTGATCGGGGCGAACTTCTTTGATCAGATCACCGGCGCTGATGACAGCAACGGCGAGAGTGAGAGCTTTTGGGGAACAGCGACATTGGCGGTGCTGCTTCGGTGCGGCGTCTTTCCGCTGTTCTATCTTACGGCCGCGGCGCTATTGCCGATCTCACGCGAATTAAAACAAGTCGCTGCAATCGAAGCGGCGATGCCGGCCGCTGTCTTTCCGATCGTGCTGACGCGACTTTACGGGGGCGAACCACGGATCGCGTTGCGAGTCACAATCGCGACAACGATTATCGGCCTAGTGACGATCCCCCTGTGGATCTCGTCAGCGATCGGAGTACTGGGGCTGGAAGATTCCTTGATTCACGGCAACGTGCAAAGCGAAAAGTCGCCTGCCGACGTCGAACCACCGAAAGCGACCGCTCCTCACACCAAAACGCCGGCGACCGTTCCCCCGGCCAATGCGCCAGCCAAAGATGCGGCCGCGCTCGGTCCAGAAGTGGTGGAGATCAACGCCCAAACGATCGCCGGATTAAAAGTACGCACCAACAACCTGAGCGAAACGAATTCGCTCACCGGCAAGATCAGCAACCTCTACCGGCGCTACTTCACGGAGAAGATCGCCGACCTGCTGCCAAATCCTTCGCCACGCTACGCTGTCTATCACAACTATCAACAGCAGAGCCAAGGGGACTACGTCCTGCTGGTCGGCGGCGCCGTTAATCAGGTGACCAGCGATCAACTTGCAACGGCGACCATTGCGTCGGGCAAATACCTGAAATTCCGCGCTCACGGCAAACAACCGCAAGCCGTGATTGACGCCTGGCAAGAGATCGCCGCCTACTTCCCCAATAGCCCGCACCGCCGAGCCTATACGACCGATTTTGAGCGTTACGACGACCAATCTCCCGATATGGTCGAAATTTTCGTTGCGATCGAGTAACTCGAAATCATCTCGATCCTCCGCTTGCGTCGATCTTCGGAGGGAAGACCTGTCTCTTGTGACTGCGTTATGACAGGAAGCCCAACCAAAGGAGCATCACTGATCACCGCCGCTTCCGTAGCGGCAAGATGGCGCTCTCTTTGGCTCTGCTGAGCTAGTGGAGGAAATATCCTTGGACACTCTGATTCTATTGCTCATCCTGGTTACCTTCTGCGCGATGCGAGGGCAGAAACGCTGGCAGGTTTATCTGCCGTTCTTCGCTTCTCTGATAGCGACGTTCCTGCTGTTTCTCGCCCATGCGTCGAGTTCGCTGGACCTCAACTTCTGACCGCAGAGTAAGCATGTTCAAGTCGCTTGGATTCTGGATCGCGCATTTTAATGTACTCGCCGTGAGCGCGGTCTTGCTTGGCGCCTTTGGCGTTCAGTTTGGAGAGCAAGAGATACCTTGTCCGCTCTGTATGCTGCAACGCATGGCCATGCTGTTGTGTGCCCTCGGATCGGCTTATGTCATCCTGCAGGCCCGAACCGGCGAGTTGTCGATCCCCCATTTTTCCGCCGGCTATGGCATGAGCATCTTGGCCGCCGTGTGCGGCGCTGCGATTTCGACACGCCAAGTCTTGCTACATATTGTCCCGCCGGACCCCGGCTATGGAGATCCCGTATTTGGTCTTCATTTGTATACTTGGGCGCTGGTTGTCTTTGTCGTAGTGTTGATCGATAGCGGCCTCAATCTGATGTTTGCCCGTGAACTTGTGACGAATCAGCCCTTGAAATTCGGCGTGGTTTCAAAAGGAGTGATCGGCTTGTTGGGAGTCATCATTATCGGCAACCTGTTGAGCGTATTTTGCCAAGAGGGGTTTCACTGGATTCTACCTGATGACCCAGCGCGATACGAACTGTTTTACGATCTCGGAATATTCAAAG
The nucleotide sequence above comes from Blastopirellula sp. J2-11. Encoded proteins:
- a CDS encoding DUF4041 domain-containing protein, which produces MAILFLGLFILAMFGCAGLFFYAQQIVEKNHSLEDRIDVLKKYEPIVNVERECQRIHSDAVEYARTTVQAANSEVAVFRAEIEQAKIVAAHYQQTAAAMQNVIEGYGAQYLASPHELLDDLATHYDHTSAGAELKKARTISKEIIRTGRAATSNVGDPNVRKSAIDFVTEVFVGKTDAILSKVKSDNYGILVQKLADSFTLVNHTGANFGNTFITPEFYEAKRQELQWAVAVQEFRQQEKEEQRQIREQMREEERARREFERAIREAEDEERRLKQAMEQAKRELESASIEQRSVYEARLAELETKLADAEAKGERAISMAQQTKQGNVYVISNIGSFGEDVFKVGLTRRLEPMERVKELGDASVPFSFDVHAMIPSENAPALEAELHRRFAAYQVNKINFRKEFFRIKIEQIKEVAEEMGYKVHWTMKASAEEYYESQNIENQSAVEDVMTM
- the ilvB gene encoding biosynthetic-type acetolactate synthase large subunit, whose product is MLGADIMIESLVRHGVDVIFAYPGGCSMPLHQALTRYKDKIRTILPRHEQGGGFAAQGVARTTGKVGVCMATSGPGATNLVTAIADAKLDSIPMVAITAQVPRAVIGSDAFQETPIVEVCRGITKHHYLVTDIADLTRIMKEAFHIASTGRPGPVLIDIPKDVQLEQIVPDWDCPMNLPGYNYEVRTAKPEQIKQIAAAIKRAKRPMIYSGGGIITSGASEELRELVEKTGIPITTTVMGLGSFPGDDPLSMDMLGMHGTVYANYAVQNCDLLISLGVRFDDRVTGKLAEFAKQAKIIHIDIDPSEINKNKLAHFPVVSDLKPALRMLCDIVEKPEDISEWVAQCAKWKKDEPLKYDTSFDGILQQHAIAELNAICKERETIISVGVGQHQMWAAQFYKFKQPRTWLSSSGLGTMGFGLPAAMGAQVAFPDALCIDIEGDGSFTMNIQELATCFCEKLPVKVMLLNNQHLGMVVQWEDRFMSGNRAHTYLGPVHHPEATGDGNERYAAERYPDFVMIAKGFGCGGATVSRKSELRAAIEEMINYDGPYVLDVQVPYQEQVLPMIPSGMTVNDIIKE
- a CDS encoding NAD(P)-dependent oxidoreductase; its protein translation is MPPLSITPGKTKIGWIGTGVMGASMCGHLIDAGFSATIYNRTKAKAQRLLDQGAAWGETPQAVAQQSDVVFTIVGFPTDVRAVILGDDGVLAGSKAGNVIVDMTTSQPSLAIEIAEMAAEKGVSSVDAPVSGGDIGAKEARLSIMIGGDEAVVAALQPCWETMGKTIVRQGGPGAGQHTKMVNQTLIASGMVAVCEGLLYGYKAGLDLETVLQSVGSGAAGSWSLTNLAPRIINNNFDPGFFVEHFIKDMGIALAEARRMGIALPGLALAEQLYQGVKSQGHGRDGTQALFLALSQLSGVDWRNR
- a CDS encoding CbiX/SirB N-terminal domain-containing protein, whose product is MQSETSNNETIGIVVVDHGSRRAASNDLLLDVVQLFRQTTGRPIVEAAHMELAEPSIADAFARCVEQGAGLVIVHPYFLSPGRHWSQDIPRLAAQAAAQHPGVRHLVTAPLGLHQKMAEIMAERIEVCLARCRGEEVACGVCDEQTRCRLLD
- a CDS encoding AEC family transporter, with the translated sequence MIDQIPTILGLTVAVFLVMSIGGSARHLGWLTREADEGMLKLCIRVLVPCLIFRSVVGNPAFDDATNIYMPPLFGFVSVAGGTLIAAWIAKATGRWTGMLDAKTFSSFGVCVGIFNYGFVPLPLVEKLFGEEALGVLFLHNVGVELAIWTVCVGLIAGGLSKGWWKHVLNPPSITIVVALSVNFLGLGPYIPEMIQQVMITLSAAAIPMMMLLIGANFFDQITGADDSNGESESFWGTATLAVLLRCGVFPLFYLTAAALLPISRELKQVAAIEAAMPAAVFPIVLTRLYGGEPRIALRVTIATTIIGLVTIPLWISSAIGVLGLEDSLIHGNVQSEKSPADVEPPKATAPHTKTPATVPPANAPAKDAAALGPEVVEINAQTIAGLKVRTNNLSETNSLTGKISNLYRRYFTEKIADLLPNPSPRYAVYHNYQQQSQGDYVLLVGGAVNQVTSDQLATATIASGKYLKFRAHGKQPQAVIDAWQEIAAYFPNSPHRRAYTTDFERYDDQSPDMVEIFVAIE
- a CDS encoding DUF5993 family protein; protein product: MDTLILLLILVTFCAMRGQKRWQVYLPFFASLIATFLLFLAHASSSLDLNF
- a CDS encoding disulfide bond formation protein B; amino-acid sequence: MFKSLGFWIAHFNVLAVSAVLLGAFGVQFGEQEIPCPLCMLQRMAMLLCALGSAYVILQARTGELSIPHFSAGYGMSILAAVCGAAISTRQVLLHIVPPDPGYGDPVFGLHLYTWALVVFVVVLIDSGLNLMFARELVTNQPLKFGVVSKGVIGLLGVIIIGNLLSVFCQEGFHWILPDDPARYELFYDLGIFKAN